Proteins co-encoded in one Acinetobacter lwoffii genomic window:
- a CDS encoding cell division protein ZipA C-terminal FtsZ-binding domain-containing protein, which yields MEITTIIGIVIAIVIMLFGIRMLFKKPVEAVPSLDANLHIDPDSQTPIIPRHVRSQLAQQDVESDRIEPSLGIDEPAPEKPSAFRKAESTPVEPAAVETLAVVPSTEAEGVANSVATAADVQQVEAEQKNSQTETKEEMPEFSLNSNIEKAEISEFNDESSILDAHLHEQKIVDEESALSNAETIISLHIYPQGRVLSGDKTLKVLLKYGLRYGELACFHRYSEDGSKLLFSVLQMTDTGMEGFDLETLSTQEVKGLAFFLALPHSDVQNAFDTMDSISRLIAREVDGLVYDQNQQEFTPQLREFWRHQAIDYRAGQGTEV from the coding sequence ATGGAAATCACCACCATTATCGGGATTGTTATCGCAATTGTGATTATGCTGTTTGGTATAAGAATGCTGTTCAAAAAACCTGTAGAGGCTGTGCCTTCACTGGATGCCAACCTGCATATCGACCCGGATAGCCAGACACCGATCATTCCAAGGCATGTACGTTCTCAATTGGCACAACAGGATGTCGAATCTGATCGTATCGAGCCAAGCTTGGGTATAGATGAACCGGCTCCTGAAAAGCCTTCCGCCTTTCGCAAGGCTGAATCAACTCCGGTTGAGCCGGCAGCGGTCGAAACTCTTGCAGTTGTCCCGTCAACAGAAGCTGAAGGAGTGGCAAATTCGGTAGCAACAGCAGCAGATGTTCAACAGGTAGAAGCCGAACAGAAGAATAGCCAGACTGAAACCAAGGAAGAAATGCCTGAATTCAGCCTGAACAGCAACATCGAAAAAGCAGAAATTTCTGAATTTAATGATGAAAGCAGTATTCTGGATGCACATCTGCATGAGCAAAAAATAGTGGATGAAGAAAGTGCTTTGTCCAATGCTGAAACCATTATTTCTTTGCATATCTATCCGCAAGGCCGTGTACTTTCAGGTGATAAGACTTTGAAAGTTCTACTGAAATATGGCCTGCGTTATGGCGAACTGGCCTGTTTCCACCGTTATAGTGAAGATGGTTCAAAACTGCTGTTCTCGGTACTGCAAATGACTGACACCGGCATGGAAGGCTTTGATCTGGAAACACTTTCAACTCAGGAAGTGAAAGGTCTGGCATTCTTCCTGGCTTTACCGCATAGCGATGTACAAAATGCGTTTGATACCATGGACAGTATTTCACGTCTGATTGCCCGTGAAGTGGATGGTCTGGTCTATGATCAGAACCAGCAGGAATTTACCCCACAATTACGTGAATTCTGGCGCCATCAGGCAATTGATTATCGTGCTGGACAAGGCACGGAAGTTTAA
- the smc gene encoding chromosome segregation protein SMC translates to MRLSSLKLSGFKSFADSTTLHFKDNRTAVVGPNGCGKSNVIDAIRWVMGESSARQLRGGSMQDVIFTGTAKRKPVGMASVELRFDNTYGKLGGAYNAYNELAVRRQVNRDGKSEYFLNGSKCRRRDITDIFLGTGLGPRSYAIIEQGMINRLVDAKPDEMRVYIEEAAGVSRYQARRRETMLHLDHTTQNLSRLEDIASELKSQLKTLKRQSESAIQYKELEGQIRTIKIEILSFQCEQSQRLQEEYTLEMNTLEENFKLVRSELTTVEHDLGSTSELFQRLIQQSTPLQSEWQQAEKKLAELEMTLQQKQSLLEQNSTSLVKLEQQKVQTKERLQLIELQLDTLQQQFEDQQAQLQQQDGQNQTQSQNLTELKSQHSTVAAQFTQIKTQVEQQQQRKLQMLAQSEQLAKNIERIEQQKQTLQQQSAQIQQQAQQDELEQYQADKVQAEQQIADYEIQLTDLKNQFEQMQAEQATHQQRLMQLKSEIQVLHSEKKNLSQLLTKANPNAKSDTVQLMQVLKLNLQAKAHASLIEKFLAKWLSAQILAEGEHFLEDCARQLKQQAVQDKIQIANTMCLANWIESPHYSLWQQVAVVDTLAQALPLQTELLQGQSILSLDGYHVGADWVIALEYDEASQAGQGALSHRIRLDEIEQQLAELEPKFMQLEQQLPEFADQVKALQNQIQSISEQQKQAQKQLQQLDVNIAKVQSSAQAFALQKQQLQHQLQQLDEQLEEDAMQKDDLEIDLHALNIKLEQALPNYKTLQFQLEELSAQLDDSQQLSQQAQQELELLRRQCVQSQQQIELLEKDQVFLKEQSQQITAQIEQAKKFVDPVQLELPALQSQFNEQAQITEKLQKTWVDWQVELNQVQSKQQQLTEQRHSFQQQDEKLRSTLEEKRLAWQAAKSDLQHYSEQLKELNSEVISGLDIDVKAHQAKLEKAQAQFDKLGAVNLAASEEYEEVLKRYEELSHQMQDLENTVEQLQAAMKSIDQETRKLFMHTFDQVNAELQNLFPKVFEGGEASLSLEDGWQSGVKLMARPPGKRNSSLALLSGGEKALTALALVFAIFRLNPAPFCVLDEVDAPLDDANVGRFCNLVKELSEHVQFIYITHNKLAMMMATDLLGVTMPEPGTSKLVTVNLEQAKEYGLAAEV, encoded by the coding sequence ATGCGTTTAAGCAGTTTAAAACTTTCAGGCTTTAAATCTTTTGCCGACAGTACCACTTTACATTTTAAAGATAATCGTACTGCGGTCGTGGGACCGAATGGTTGTGGTAAATCCAACGTCATTGATGCCATACGCTGGGTCATGGGCGAGTCCAGTGCGCGCCAGTTGCGTGGTGGCAGCATGCAGGATGTCATCTTTACCGGAACTGCCAAGCGTAAACCGGTGGGTATGGCCAGTGTAGAACTGCGCTTTGACAATACCTATGGCAAGCTGGGCGGTGCTTATAATGCCTATAATGAACTGGCAGTACGCCGTCAGGTCAACCGCGATGGCAAGTCCGAATATTTCCTGAATGGCAGCAAATGCCGTCGTCGTGATATTACCGATATTTTCTTGGGTACCGGTCTTGGTCCGCGTTCCTATGCGATTATCGAGCAGGGCATGATTAACCGTCTGGTCGATGCCAAGCCCGATGAAATGCGGGTCTATATTGAAGAAGCAGCTGGAGTGTCGCGCTATCAGGCGCGTCGCCGTGAAACCATGCTGCATCTGGATCACACCACACAAAACCTGTCGCGTCTGGAAGATATCGCCTCCGAACTGAAATCTCAGCTAAAAACCCTGAAACGGCAGTCGGAAAGTGCAATTCAATATAAAGAACTGGAAGGACAGATCCGAACGATCAAGATCGAAATCCTGTCTTTTCAATGTGAGCAAAGCCAGCGTTTACAGGAAGAATATACCCTTGAGATGAATACGCTCGAGGAAAACTTTAAGCTGGTACGTTCCGAACTGACCACCGTTGAACATGATTTGGGCAGCACCAGTGAACTGTTCCAGCGCCTGATTCAGCAATCCACTCCTTTGCAAAGCGAATGGCAACAGGCCGAGAAAAAACTGGCTGAACTGGAAATGACCCTGCAACAAAAGCAGTCTTTGCTGGAGCAAAATTCCACCAGTCTGGTCAAGCTGGAACAGCAAAAAGTCCAGACCAAAGAGCGTTTGCAGTTGATTGAACTGCAACTCGATACGTTACAGCAGCAATTTGAAGATCAGCAGGCGCAATTGCAGCAACAAGATGGCCAGAATCAGACGCAAAGCCAGAATCTGACTGAGCTCAAGTCACAGCATAGCACTGTGGCAGCGCAATTTACCCAGATCAAAACCCAGGTCGAACAGCAGCAACAGCGTAAATTACAGATGCTGGCTCAAAGCGAGCAACTGGCAAAGAATATTGAACGGATTGAACAGCAGAAACAGACGCTACAACAGCAAAGTGCACAGATTCAGCAACAGGCGCAGCAAGATGAGCTGGAGCAGTATCAGGCAGATAAAGTCCAGGCTGAACAGCAAATCGCTGACTATGAAATTCAATTAACAGATTTAAAAAATCAATTCGAGCAGATGCAGGCAGAGCAGGCGACCCATCAGCAGCGCTTGATGCAGCTCAAATCTGAAATTCAGGTACTTCATTCGGAAAAGAAAAACCTGAGTCAATTGCTGACCAAAGCCAATCCAAATGCCAAGAGTGATACGGTCCAGTTGATGCAGGTGCTGAAACTCAATCTGCAGGCGAAAGCACATGCCAGCCTGATCGAAAAGTTTTTGGCCAAGTGGCTGTCTGCCCAGATTCTGGCCGAGGGCGAGCACTTCCTTGAAGATTGTGCACGTCAGCTAAAGCAACAGGCTGTGCAGGATAAAATTCAGATTGCCAATACGATGTGTCTGGCCAACTGGATTGAATCTCCGCATTATTCACTGTGGCAACAAGTCGCGGTCGTAGATACATTAGCACAAGCATTACCGCTTCAAACTGAGCTATTACAAGGCCAGTCAATCCTAAGTCTGGATGGCTATCATGTTGGGGCAGACTGGGTCATTGCGCTGGAGTATGATGAAGCCAGTCAGGCCGGACAAGGCGCATTGAGTCATCGAATCCGTCTGGATGAAATTGAGCAGCAGCTTGCGGAACTTGAACCTAAGTTTATGCAGCTGGAGCAGCAGTTACCTGAATTCGCCGATCAGGTTAAAGCTTTGCAAAATCAGATTCAGAGTATCAGCGAGCAGCAGAAACAAGCTCAAAAGCAGCTGCAGCAACTCGATGTCAATATTGCTAAAGTACAAAGTAGTGCGCAGGCTTTTGCATTGCAAAAGCAGCAATTACAGCATCAGCTGCAACAACTTGATGAGCAGCTTGAAGAAGATGCCATGCAGAAAGATGATCTGGAAATTGACCTGCATGCCTTGAATATCAAGCTGGAACAGGCGTTACCAAATTATAAAACCCTGCAATTCCAGCTGGAAGAATTGAGCGCTCAGTTAGATGACTCGCAGCAGCTTAGCCAGCAAGCGCAGCAGGAACTGGAATTGCTGCGCCGTCAATGTGTGCAAAGCCAACAGCAGATCGAATTACTGGAAAAAGATCAGGTATTCCTAAAAGAACAGTCTCAACAAATTACTGCACAAATCGAGCAGGCCAAGAAATTTGTTGATCCGGTACAGCTGGAATTGCCTGCTTTACAGAGCCAGTTTAATGAACAGGCGCAGATCACTGAAAAGCTGCAAAAAACCTGGGTCGACTGGCAGGTTGAATTAAATCAGGTGCAGAGCAAACAGCAGCAGCTGACCGAACAGCGTCACAGCTTCCAGCAGCAGGATGAAAAACTTCGCAGTACACTGGAAGAAAAACGTCTGGCCTGGCAGGCAGCCAAATCTGATTTGCAGCATTATTCTGAACAACTGAAAGAGTTGAATAGTGAAGTAATTTCCGGGCTGGATATTGATGTTAAAGCACATCAAGCCAAACTGGAAAAAGCTCAGGCTCAGTTCGATAAACTTGGTGCAGTCAATCTGGCGGCTTCTGAAGAATATGAAGAAGTGTTAAAACGTTATGAGGAACTGAGTCACCAGATGCAGGATCTGGAAAATACGGTTGAACAGCTACAGGCTGCGATGAAAAGTATTGACCAGGAAACCCGTAAACTGTTTATGCACACGTTTGATCAGGTCAATGCTGAACTGCAAAACCTGTTCCCGAAAGTGTTTGAAGGTGGTGAGGCGAGTTTAAGCCTTGAAGATGGCTGGCAGTCGGGTGTAAAACTCATGGCCCGACCACCGGGTAAACGAAACAGCTCATTGGCCTTACTCTCTGGTGGAGAAAAGGCCTTAACTGCATTAGCATTGGTATTCGCGATTTTTCGCTTAAACCCGGCACCATTTTGCGTACTGGATGAAGTCGATGCACCGCTGGATGATGCCAATGTGGGACGCTTTTGTAATTTAGTCAAAGAGCTTTCTGAACACGTGCAATTTATTTATATTACCCATAACAAACTTGCAATGATGATGGCGACTGATCTTTTAGGTGTAACCATGCCTGAACCGGGAACATCAAAATTAGTGACAGTTAATTTGGAACAGGCAAAAGAATACGGCCTAGCTGCGGAGGTATAA
- a CDS encoding GntR family transcriptional regulator: MPLEQAHSLSEQIAKHISEQIIRGELVEGERIQELRIASELDVSRGSVREALLLLERTQLIEIFPRRGAIVSEMSALQVRALFDMTSLLLGQMVHRMAETWRVHEAERIQLLLEQLEAETRQGHTEKFYDLIFQGMAQQHEMVGNPYLMRYYQELLPSLRRSYFLTLNISRRELQESFDLFKLVTEAILIRKTHQATLFMEDFCRHLRNLVLESLTRMKQIELAWARRSRR, encoded by the coding sequence ATGCCATTAGAACAAGCGCACAGTTTGTCTGAGCAGATTGCCAAGCACATTAGCGAACAGATTATTCGCGGTGAACTGGTCGAAGGCGAACGTATACAGGAACTCAGGATTGCCTCGGAGCTTGATGTCAGTCGGGGGTCGGTTCGTGAAGCCCTGCTTTTGCTGGAACGCACCCAGCTGATTGAAATTTTCCCGCGTCGTGGGGCGATTGTCTCGGAAATGTCGGCCTTGCAGGTACGTGCCTTATTTGACATGACCTCATTATTGCTCGGGCAAATGGTGCATCGCATGGCGGAAACCTGGCGGGTGCATGAAGCTGAGCGCATTCAGCTATTATTAGAGCAATTGGAAGCAGAAACCCGCCAAGGACACACTGAAAAGTTTTATGATCTGATCTTTCAGGGCATGGCCCAACAGCATGAGATGGTCGGGAATCCTTATCTGATGCGCTACTATCAGGAACTGCTGCCTTCTTTACGTCGGAGCTATTTTTTGACCCTGAATATTTCCAGACGCGAGTTACAGGAATCTTTCGACTTATTTAAACTGGTCACTGAAGCAATTTTGATACGAAAAACCCATCAGGCCACTTTATTTATGGAAGATTTTTGTCGACACTTGCGCAACCTTGTGTTGGAATCTCTGACACGGATGAAACAAATTGAACTCGCGTGGGCCAGACGCTCACGACGTTAA
- a CDS encoding sulfite exporter TauE/SafE family protein, producing the protein MELIIYLLIGAIAGFTAGLFGVGGGLIIVPILYIVFTQLQYDPSVIMHMAVGTSLATIIVTSISSVMAHHQRGAVLWPVFRNLAPGLIIGSFLGAGIADYLSGQGLQLLIGFFAVWVAFRMFRGAHIQIDPNQKLPSTPVQIAAGGGIGVASAIFGIGGGSLTVPFLNRCGIVMQKAVATSAACGLPIAVAGALGFIWFGKQAQVTVPNTIGYIHIYAFIGISMMSFFTAKLGAKVAHLLSPAVLKKCFAALLTTVGLYFIYQGFMA; encoded by the coding sequence ATGGAGTTAATCATATATTTATTGATTGGTGCAATTGCCGGATTCACCGCAGGCCTATTTGGGGTCGGCGGTGGTTTGATTATTGTGCCGATCCTGTACATTGTTTTTACCCAGCTTCAGTACGATCCCAGCGTGATTATGCATATGGCGGTGGGTACTTCCTTGGCAACAATTATTGTGACTTCTATCAGTTCGGTGATGGCGCATCATCAACGAGGGGCAGTGCTATGGCCCGTGTTTCGTAATCTGGCGCCAGGTCTGATCATTGGTTCTTTCCTGGGGGCGGGGATTGCCGATTATTTATCTGGTCAGGGTTTGCAATTACTGATTGGCTTCTTTGCGGTCTGGGTGGCATTTAGAATGTTCAGGGGAGCGCATATTCAGATCGATCCGAATCAAAAATTGCCTTCAACCCCGGTACAAATTGCTGCAGGTGGTGGGATCGGTGTGGCATCGGCGATCTTTGGGATTGGCGGGGGAAGTCTGACAGTCCCATTTCTAAATCGCTGCGGAATCGTGATGCAAAAAGCAGTGGCGACCTCTGCGGCCTGTGGATTGCCGATCGCCGTCGCAGGTGCGCTGGGTTTTATCTGGTTTGGTAAACAGGCGCAGGTCACCGTGCCAAATACTATTGGCTATATTCATATTTATGCCTTTATCGGTATCAGCATGATGAGTTTTTTCACGGCCAAGCTGGGCGCAAAAGTGGCACATCTGCTTTCACCGGCCGTATTAAAAAAATGTTTTGCTGCACTACTGACCACCGTCGGCCTGTATTTTATTTATCAAGGGTTTATGGCCTGA
- a CDS encoding biotin--[acetyl-CoA-carboxylase] ligase: MDVETRELQQRLSDAGQLPEVLLIKPITTSTNDDVRELATKGVQQVLVCSHVQTQGRGQRQRQWISPEGNIYLSTLLHTQKPIDGRLALEIALNILQMPSLKGLELQVKWPNDLYSLHGKWGGILVEPISSTQVVVGVGLNIDPLPTNLPDQQVSSLSELGLSHTSKVELIAQLYLAIQQAGQWFNYGSQNLAARFNRSAAFMQQTVEFTDVQGQYSGTFLGIQDDGAVKILTDQGIQTFYQGQLRLKNGR, translated from the coding sequence ATGGATGTAGAAACTCGTGAACTGCAACAACGATTAAGCGATGCAGGCCAACTCCCGGAAGTATTACTCATCAAACCGATTACTACATCGACCAATGATGATGTGCGCGAATTGGCAACGAAGGGGGTACAGCAGGTTCTGGTATGCAGTCATGTGCAGACCCAAGGCCGTGGACAGCGTCAACGTCAGTGGATTTCACCTGAAGGGAACATCTATTTAAGCACATTGCTGCATACACAAAAACCCATCGATGGTCGTCTGGCGCTAGAAATTGCGTTAAATATCCTGCAAATGCCCAGTCTAAAAGGCCTGGAATTACAGGTGAAATGGCCGAATGACCTGTATAGCCTGCACGGAAAATGGGGCGGCATTCTGGTCGAGCCGATTTCATCTACACAGGTGGTGGTCGGGGTCGGGCTAAATATTGATCCTCTGCCCACCAACCTTCCAGATCAGCAGGTCAGTTCCCTGAGCGAATTGGGATTATCACATACCTCAAAAGTAGAACTAATTGCCCAGTTATATCTGGCGATTCAGCAAGCCGGGCAATGGTTTAATTATGGCAGTCAGAATCTGGCGGCGCGTTTTAATCGATCGGCTGCATTTATGCAACAAACGGTTGAATTTACCGATGTGCAAGGGCAATATTCCGGTACTTTTCTCGGGATTCAGGACGATGGTGCGGTCAAGATTTTGACCGATCAGGGAATCCAGACCTTTTATCAGGGACAGCTCCGCCTTAAAAATGGTAGATGA
- a CDS encoding type III pantothenate kinase encodes MKKLWLDIGNTRLKYWITEHDQIIEQAAELHLQSPADLLLGLIQHFKALGLHQVGLSSVQDKINNERILGILESLHIPVIFAQVQAEYAGLICGYDEPSQLGIDRWLQVLAVATQAHENYCVISCGTALTIDLAQGQQHLGGFILPNLYLQRDALIQNTKGIKIPDAAFSELNPGRNTIDAVHHGILLGLLSTIEKVLHDFPAQLVLTGGDAPLFAQHLAQYQPRIEPDLLLKGLQHFAAHLPDTV; translated from the coding sequence ATGAAAAAATTATGGTTGGATATCGGCAATACCCGGCTTAAATACTGGATTACCGAGCATGATCAGATTATTGAACAGGCAGCAGAATTACATTTACAGTCTCCTGCCGATTTGTTATTGGGCCTGATCCAGCATTTCAAAGCGCTGGGCTTGCATCAGGTAGGTCTATCCTCGGTTCAGGATAAAATCAATAATGAGCGTATTCTCGGCATTTTAGAAAGTCTGCATATTCCAGTGATTTTTGCTCAGGTACAAGCAGAATATGCCGGTCTGATCTGTGGTTATGATGAACCTTCTCAGCTGGGGATTGACCGCTGGTTACAGGTACTTGCAGTGGCGACGCAAGCGCATGAAAATTACTGTGTAATTAGTTGTGGTACGGCACTGACCATTGATCTGGCGCAAGGACAACAACATTTGGGTGGATTTATTCTGCCAAATCTGTATTTGCAGCGCGATGCACTGATTCAGAACACCAAAGGCATTAAAATTCCCGATGCCGCGTTTTCTGAACTTAATCCTGGACGGAATACTATCGATGCTGTTCATCATGGCATCCTACTCGGTCTGCTCAGCACCATCGAAAAAGTCCTGCATGATTTCCCGGCACAGCTGGTTTTAACTGGTGGAGATGCGCCGCTGTTTGCGCAACATCTCGCTCAGTATCAGCCCCGAATTGAACCTGATCTCTTGCTTAAAGGCCTGCAGCATTTTGCAGCTCATTTGCCAGACACTGTTTGA
- a CDS encoding RBBP9/YdeN family alpha/beta hydrolase — MKNIIKKVYIVPDYQATSNDHWYPWLSRQLKNTGFESKRIMLANPFQPDLEEWQQNLKLHIPHMDEHTFLVAHGLSCVSVLNFLQEHYIQQQRKIGGIILVSAFDTPLVAWSELNKILQAVRLDLKNLPYSYKRAVMLISSNDPYVPAPISLRLAHSLNAQIFEIKKAGHFNKADGFAEFPQLLDIIKQCLANELQNAAGL, encoded by the coding sequence ATGAAAAATATAATAAAGAAAGTCTATATCGTGCCGGATTATCAGGCGACCTCCAATGATCACTGGTACCCTTGGCTCAGTCGCCAGCTTAAAAATACCGGTTTTGAGTCCAAGCGGATTATGCTGGCCAACCCTTTTCAGCCTGATTTAGAAGAGTGGCAGCAGAATCTGAAACTGCATATTCCGCACATGGATGAACATACCTTTTTAGTTGCACATGGCCTGAGTTGCGTCAGTGTTTTAAACTTTTTACAGGAACATTATATTCAGCAGCAACGCAAGATCGGTGGCATCATTCTGGTCTCAGCCTTTGATACACCCTTGGTTGCATGGTCAGAACTGAATAAAATACTGCAGGCTGTGCGACTTGATCTGAAAAACTTGCCGTATAGCTATAAACGTGCGGTGATGCTGATCTCCAGTAATGATCCTTATGTGCCTGCACCGATTTCCTTGCGTTTAGCACATAGCCTGAATGCACAAATTTTTGAGATCAAAAAAGCTGGACATTTTAACAAGGCTGATGGTTTTGCCGAATTCCCCCAATTGCTGGACATTATCAAACAGTGTCTGGCAAATGAGCTGCAAAATGCTGCAGGCCTTTAA
- a CDS encoding RBBP9/YdeN family alpha/beta hydrolase: MTQVIVVHGYTASPEENWYPWIQEKAQQENVSLKVLRLDPSTTPTLDTWDQQMREQIDAIDEDSIFIAHSLGTVAALHYLSRELKQQKIQQLVLIAGFNGRLGRLDEVNPFIDAADIDFDLLKQQVAERVVIYSEGDDRVAPEFSLEQADSLDAIVVNAKHHGHFIDSQGCTDLPELWKVIEPYLIKSEV, translated from the coding sequence ATGACCCAAGTGATTGTCGTACATGGTTATACTGCAAGCCCGGAAGAAAATTGGTATCCGTGGATTCAGGAAAAAGCCCAACAGGAAAACGTCAGTTTAAAAGTACTTCGGCTCGATCCATCGACCACACCGACACTGGACACCTGGGATCAGCAAATGCGTGAACAGATTGATGCAATTGACGAGGACAGTATCTTTATTGCACATAGCTTGGGAACTGTGGCCGCATTGCATTACTTATCCAGAGAATTAAAACAGCAGAAAATTCAGCAACTGGTATTGATCGCGGGATTTAATGGCCGGTTAGGTCGTCTGGATGAAGTAAACCCTTTTATTGATGCCGCTGATATCGATTTCGATTTACTCAAACAACAGGTTGCAGAACGTGTAGTGATCTATTCTGAAGGCGATGATCGGGTTGCACCAGAATTTAGTCTGGAACAGGCGGACAGTCTGGACGCGATTGTGGTGAATGCCAAGCATCACGGACATTTTATTGATTCACAAGGCTGTACTGATCTGCCGGAACTCTGGAAAGTGATCGAGCCTTATCTGATTAAATCCGAAGTTTAA
- the ffh gene encoding signal recognition particle protein: MFDTLTERLTQSLRNVTGSGQLTEDNIKDTLREVRMALLEADVALPVTREFIAKVKEEALGQEVMTQLSPGQAFVKIVHDELTKMMGEANESLDLAAKPPVVVLLAGLQGAGKTTTAAKLARFLQERQKKKVAMVSADVYRPAAIKQLQTVAGEVGAIFLESSADEKPITIVNRAIEQAKIQFADVLIVDTAGRLHIDDDMMGEIKELHAAINPTETLFVVDAMTGQDAANTAKAFNDALPLTGVILTKTDGDARGGAALSVRAITGKPIKFLGMGEKLDALEPFHPERVAQRILGMGDVLSLVEELERKVDKEKAEKMAKKLQKGGSFNFEDMLMQFEQMNKMGGMMGFLDKLPGMSNAGLQDALAQANPEKQVKKMEAIIQSMTIKERRNPDLMNPSRKKRIAAGCGMEVAEVNKLIKQHAQMAKMMKKFANPSGMAKMMKSLGGLQKQFGGGGGMGPLFGGNDKK, translated from the coding sequence ATGTTTGATACCTTAACAGAACGACTCACGCAGAGTTTAAGAAATGTTACTGGCTCAGGGCAGCTAACCGAAGACAATATTAAAGATACGTTACGTGAAGTGCGTATGGCGCTTCTTGAGGCCGATGTTGCGTTACCTGTAACTCGTGAATTCATCGCGAAAGTTAAGGAAGAAGCATTGGGCCAGGAAGTGATGACTCAGTTATCTCCTGGGCAGGCTTTTGTCAAAATCGTTCATGACGAATTGACCAAAATGATGGGCGAGGCCAATGAAAGCCTCGACCTCGCTGCAAAACCACCTGTGGTTGTCCTGCTGGCAGGCTTGCAGGGTGCAGGTAAAACAACAACTGCAGCGAAACTTGCACGCTTCTTACAAGAACGTCAAAAGAAAAAAGTCGCGATGGTCTCTGCCGATGTGTATCGTCCGGCTGCGATCAAACAGCTACAGACTGTCGCAGGTGAAGTCGGTGCGATTTTCCTAGAATCCAGCGCAGACGAAAAACCGATTACGATTGTGAATCGCGCGATTGAACAGGCAAAAATCCAGTTTGCCGATGTACTGATTGTCGATACGGCAGGCCGTTTGCATATCGATGATGACATGATGGGTGAAATCAAAGAGCTGCATGCAGCGATTAACCCGACTGAAACCCTGTTCGTGGTCGATGCCATGACCGGTCAGGATGCGGCAAACACCGCCAAAGCATTCAACGATGCCTTGCCTTTAACTGGTGTGATCCTGACCAAAACTGATGGTGATGCGCGCGGTGGTGCAGCGCTTTCAGTACGCGCGATTACCGGCAAGCCAATCAAATTCTTGGGTATGGGTGAGAAACTCGATGCCTTGGAGCCATTCCATCCTGAGCGTGTTGCACAGCGTATTCTCGGTATGGGTGATGTACTTTCTTTGGTCGAAGAACTTGAACGCAAGGTCGACAAAGAAAAAGCCGAAAAAATGGCGAAAAAACTGCAAAAAGGCGGCAGCTTCAACTTTGAAGACATGCTGATGCAGTTTGAGCAGATGAACAAGATGGGCGGCATGATGGGCTTCCTGGACAAACTTCCTGGCATGAGCAATGCCGGTCTGCAAGATGCGTTGGCGCAAGCCAATCCTGAAAAGCAGGTCAAGAAAATGGAAGCGATTATCCAGTCGATGACTATCAAAGAGCGCCGTAACCCGGACTTGATGAACCCAAGCCGTAAAAAACGTATCGCAGCAGGTTGTGGTATGGAAGTGGCAGAAGTCAACAAGCTGATCAAGCAACATGCCCAAATGGCCAAGATGATGAAAAAATTTGCCAATCCATCCGGTATGGCAAAAATGATGAAGTCACTCGGCGGCTTGCAGAAACAGTTTGGCGGCGGCGGTGGTATGGGTCCATTGTTCGGCGGCAACGACAAGAAATAA